The window aagaaaaagaaaagtaacCAGTGTGCAGATGTCTGGGGGACTGACTAACCTTGATCTTCTCTCCAGTCATCGTCTCTAGCTCTGCCTCCTGGCCAACTGTGAACGAGTTGACCATAACCTTTGTGCCTGTGGTCACAGTCACCTTAAAGTGGTCTCCATTCTGTTCAATCTCAGACACACTCTTGATGTCCTTGCCCTTCTGAATCAGTTCATCTGACAGACCTAAAACATTTCAGGAGAAAAGATCAATCCTGCAACTTGCCAATGAAGGGAACACAAATTACATAGTTGGttaattcaatgtttttttaatagggTGACCCTGTAACAGTAAATGGAACATCAAATGATCCCATTTCATCCAATATATAGGTggacaaaagaaaaatgcaagGTCAGCTGGACTCTTGGGGTAGGCATTCCTGAAACCACATTGAACTTAAATGGAAAGACTAGAGTTTATTTGGAAAGTAAACCAATTACATTCTGCATCCTAGATATCCAGTGCAATAAATCATGGAAAAGCCTTAGCCAATCAGTAAAAACTGGATATTTGACCACTAAATAAAATGCTCACTGGTCACACTTCCACAAGAGAGCTTTTTATAGTGTCTACAATACCATGTACCCCATAAGCTTTTACTTACCAATGGCCTTCATGAAAGGTTCAAAATTCTCATGAGACTCAAGTTGATATTTCCCAGCGAATGCCATCGCGAAtcaaagacagaaggagaagtAACAAGAACTCTCCTACTTTTATATTCTAAACTAAGGGAATTATTAACCAACTGATACAAGATCACAAACCGTTACAGGCCCACGTGGAAGAATGTGAGACCATATAGAAACGAGTGAGCGAAAATTAGTTATCCACAGTTGGGGTCGCGGATACTTCAATCAACCAGCTTCAACCACGAGCCAACGATCGTTTCAAAACAATTTGGAAAGCAATTAGGTAAGGGCTGATAAGGTAAGGGCTGATAAGGTAAGGGCTGATAAGGTAAGGGCTGATTAGGCAAGGGCTGATTAGGCATATCACTTGGCCTGTGAGTCACAGATCGTAGAAAAAAAAATCGTTATCCTCAACTGATAGACAAAAGCTAAAATAATTGGTTTAGTTCAACGTTGGTATGATTTTTTTCAGGACGAAGGTCATTACATTTGCATAGTCTGAAGGTAGCCTACATTGTATTTGACATATGCTGCGTTTGAGCTCCTTCAGTGGCAAATTTCACTTGAACGACAGCAAATAAGAGCACGAAATTGAAAATATACCCCAAGCATATGCATTCACCACTAAACTATACATGGAAAGAAACATTTGACGATTAAACTACAACCTTTCAGGTAGTGGAaccattttatatattaaactCAAACTTCAATATATGTGCAAATGTATCTAACTAGCTAAATCATAACGGTTGAATATTAGCATTTCAAAAGCAGTTGAACCCAATTAATGTCAAATGTACCTAATTGCACAAATGTAGTTAATTGCAGACAACTTACCACATGAATCCCAGCATAACAAATGATATTAGGCTACACCTTGTATGGCCAATTGTTTAATGGCTACTGAGGTTTATTCAAAAATGACTGGAGGGATTTttccttttaaatgtaatgctaGTACTTTGTTATTAATGATAAGTGTGACATTAATTGCATCATTTAAGTAACGAGTTGGGCTCATTGATCCCTTCGACCTGATATACGTTTAAAATAACCCTCAGAAACAATTTATcagaaataaacacaatgaCTAAGTAGTCGACGCgccataatccccataaaaccaaGCGACAAAAAGTGATATTTGTTCTCTCTGCATTTCACCATTTATCCCAAGGATTTTGAGATTAATTTCAATTGGTTCTGTGTTTCGTTTAGGTTAACCCGGCTAAGCGGTGCTAACCGTGTAAACATCGTCTAGGCAAGGTGACGTTTGGCAACATATTTGCTTGAATTAACATACAAACaaaagttacattttttaatagaTATTTAGCATAGTAATCAAAACGACGATGTAGCGGGAAGCCTGCACGAAACACAGACCTTTTTttgaagtggatctaaaaatcccCCAATGGAGAAATGTATGGTATAAACTTAAAGCCGCTTTCAAGTTCTGCCGGAAGTTTTTATGGGGATTATTATTTCTGTCAATTAAATTGCCTATATGCTCGAACGAAGTGATCACATGGTGGTGACATAACCATACACGATGAATTAATTCCCTGATGTTCTGACAATTGTGCAAACAATAGAGGCAATTTAAAGACGGACATAAATAGGTGCATTTGGGGATTTAACAGTCAACTTGATTATGCTTAGTGCTCACTTGAATGACGTTCAATGTCAAATTTGGTCCGTCACGTCCGCCTCTGTAAAACAACTCAGCGAGAGAAGAAGTTTATTGTGGAATACGGTGGAATATCAGATTTTGACTTCTTGGTAACTTCTGCTATCTGAACTTAGACTGCTTTAAAAAAAGTCGCTTTTGTGATCAGATTGTGTACCGATCTCATAGTCTGAGACGCATTTTGTGTGATCGGATGACTCCCTCAGTCTGGATTACAGCTTTTACAGTAAGCACGTCATCGGGATTGCCCACAACTCTGCAGTAGCGAACATTTCTTGTGTATCTGCACCTATACCAAACGGTACGGTGCAGATACGCATGTACCATCACACCCCtatctattttctatttttagtatgcgattttttattaattgctgCATTTGTGTCTGTTATTATATGTCTCTCCTTGTACTCCAACGTCTTTATTACAGTAAGAGTTTTAATCTCACACTTCCCGTGACCGTGCACCTTTCCTATATTACCGACTCCAAAAAGTAAAGAGAAATGTTTACAAACTATAAAAGCAGAACGACTTTCCTTCATATTGACTGTGCACGGTCACGGGAAAAAAGAAAACGCTTTTGCTGCTAAGAAAGCCAGATCTCATTCAGTTTGAATTCCTTCACTGATCACtccgtttattacaaattatttttttaaacatatttaatcAAATCGCCCTCTATCCATatccatgtaaaaaaaaaaatcataacatAATGGGATTTTCACTATTTAGACGCTATAAAATCGTTAGATATAGACATCGTTTTTCATCTTCAAGGTAATAAACAAGTCCGTGCAGAACGAAAAAGAAACCATGCGCCGCAAGCTTTGAGGAACCATTTGGAAGAGGGCGAGATTGTTCTATATTGGGGGAGGTTCCCAGGGCGAATCTTCCCTGCCGA is drawn from Esox lucius isolate fEsoLuc1 chromosome 14, fEsoLuc1.pri, whole genome shotgun sequence and contains these coding sequences:
- the fabp1a gene encoding fatty acid binding protein 1-A, liver, giving the protein MAFAGKYQLESHENFEPFMKAIGLSDELIQKGKDIKSVSEIEQNGDHFKVTVTTGTKVMVNSFTVGQEAELETMTGEKIKSTVNLVGNKLIVSLKGIESVTEFNGDTVTATMTLGPIVYKRISKRIQ